A genomic region of Hydrogenovibrio crunogenus contains the following coding sequences:
- the gspG gene encoding type II secretion system major pseudopilin GspG encodes MRTEKLNQRNRKVTKQQGFTLIELMVVVVILAILAAIAVPQFMDRPDEARIVKAKQDISSLSSALQLYKLDNYRYPTTEQGLEALVTKPTAEPDAPNWKPYMQQLPKDPWGQDYLYLSPGEKGDFDLYTLGADGEEGGEGVNATIGNWMR; translated from the coding sequence ATGAGAACAGAGAAATTAAATCAACGAAATCGAAAAGTGACTAAACAACAAGGGTTTACCCTTATCGAATTAATGGTTGTGGTCGTGATTTTAGCAATCTTGGCAGCCATTGCGGTACCGCAGTTTATGGATCGCCCCGATGAAGCCCGTATTGTAAAAGCGAAGCAGGATATTTCTTCCCTGAGCTCGGCATTGCAACTTTATAAGCTGGACAATTACCGTTACCCGACTACTGAACAAGGGCTGGAAGCCTTAGTGACAAAACCAACAGCTGAACCTGACGCGCCAAACTGGAAGCCTTACATGCAGCAACTTCCTAAAGATCCCTGGGGACAGGATTATTTATATCTCAGCCCCGGTGAAAAAGGGGATTTTGACCTTTATACCTTAGGGGCTGATGGTGAAGAAGGCGGAGAAGGAGTGAATGCAACAATTGGAAATTGGATGAGATAG